The genomic interval GAGCTACCGGCTGGAATCCCCGAGAGCGCCCGCCGTGTTCTCGAGCGCACGGCCCACACCTGTCCGGTTCACAACAGCCTCCACCCGGAGACGAAGGTCGACGTCACATTCCATTGGAATTGATCTGCCGCCCAGGCGGCGTGAGCGGTGGGCGGGTCCTACTCGTCCGGACGCGATCTCGACTGTTTCTTTTCGGCGAGGTGGCGCTTCGCCGTGAGGCGCCTCTCGCGGCTCGCTCGCGAAGGCCGGGTTGCCCGGCGTTGTCGGGGAACTTCGAGCGCTTCACGCAGGAGGTCCTCCAACCGGGAGAGGGCCGCCTCGAGATTGCGTCCGCGGGTTCGCGCGCGACCCGCCTGAACGTGGAGGCGGCCATCGGCTGCGAT from bacterium carries:
- the arfB gene encoding aminoacyl-tRNA hydrolase: MPLRDLELSSRRRLPARLLRAQSVRSSGPGGQNVNKVATKVDLSLDLEGTERLLGATPTARIRRKLASRIAADGRLHVQAGRARTRGRNLEAALSRLEDLLREALEVPRQRRATRPSRASRERRLTAKRHLAEKKQSRSRPDE